gaCTCGCTTGTAGAAGGAGCTACTAGGGTATGAAGAAACATTAGATAAATACGGAAATAATGCACATATTAGATCATGCACAGCACTCTTGGAAGGAGATTTTAAATTAGTGCCAATGCCATGACTTCTAAAACAATAAACCACCACCATGacaattaatatattaaaagtGAAGAAACCCTAGATGTAGCAGCATGTGAATGCTCCATGCCATGACAAAGTAGAAAGCTCAATCATGTACAACTTAGGAAAACCCCAAAACAGCAACCATAAACAAATATCTCTGATTCTTTAGAGCCGTAACCTAAAAAGCTGCACATTGGCTCTAGTCATTTTGCTGATAGTCTATTCTAATTATAGTAAGAGCATATTATCCATATAGCCAGTCAAAATACAAAACTGTCAcagaaaaattttagaaaactcAGCATTATAGACAACAACATTAATtgcaagaaaaacaaaatcagaaacaaaaacaaaaaatgtcAACAACGACTGGGCATTACGATGGAACTACATAATCTCATCATTGTCAGTCCACCACGCCTTGGCATTTATGTTGGAACTACATAAGAAACCTCATCATCATCAATCCACCACCCCGATAATACAACAGCAAGAAAAATTATGCAAAGGCAACAGACGAAATGGAGAGCAGCTCTACCACATATACTCCTTTTGCGTGGAATTCGACTTTCATTTCTGCCTTCACAATCTGATCTGGAAAAGTCTCTGCAAGCACTATCTGCATGATGATCACCCACAGACGACACCGAGCCAGTGGTTTCTGTCACCAAGACAGCACCCAGGATATGCTGTTGATTGTCCAGCTCTCTCCTGCTTTCAGGATTCCTTCTTCCTTTAACCTCACGGTTCAAATTCTGTGAGAGATCATTCGCACTTACTGCCCTTGCATGGTTCCACTGCACCTCACCTAAGGTTGTGCTCATTGACATCTTACTACATTCTTGCTCAAGATCCTCCAAGCTGGGATTTACTGAATTCTGATGAGATCGGAGAATCTTATGCGGAGTTGAGCATACCTTTATGTCGTCAGCAGTAAGATATCGTCTAGATATCTTAAAGACCAACACAAGCAGTAACATATTATTTCTTCTCTTCTGGTACTAGATAATCCTATCAACTTGCAGGGTTTCACTTAGCATGTCCAGACCCAGAACCAGTTATTATCCATGAAAAGAAATATGAAAAGTAGCGCTTAAAATGAAAATACTTAGTTACATAAGTTTACTACTACACACTGCAGTTTACAAGAAAGGAAACAGTACTGATAATTACTTGACTCAAAGACTGATGTGAAAGTCCATGATAATTATGAAATTAATAACAGAAACTTTCAGAAACATTTGTCTCCTGATTTTTCTATTACCAAAtccatctttaaaaaaaaaatctagctgAATGAAACTACAAAGCTAGTGGTACGCAAGCCCATAAACTATCCCATGAAGAGATAATTCCTTTTGTTGTACATGATCATTGTATTAAagataggaaaaaaaataaaaagaaatgtgTAGCTAAAAATTGCATCATGATACACAGAGGtcgcaagaaaatgaaagtaaaCCATACAATGGCCATTGTTGCCATTGCAACCATCACCAAAGGATTTAGTTGTGAGAGGCTCTTCTGTTTTtggttctttcttcctttttttcccttcttcatcCACTGTTGGCCACAATGGCCATTGTTGCCATTGCAACCATCACCATAGGATGAGCCGAGCTGGATGCTGGCCATCATCGCCGACAATCTTGAGGTCTTTTTCATCAGATCAAAAGCAAGGCCTCCTACCTTGTTATCcatgtttctcttttttttccgctCATCAAATGGGgtgcttcttttattttttgccgaCTCGCTTGTAGAAGGAGCTACTAGGGTATGAAGAAACATTAGATAAATACGGAAATAATGCACATATTAGATCATGCACAGCACTCTTGGAAGGAGATTTTAAATTAGTGCCAATGCCATGACTTCTAAAACAATAAACCACCACCATGacaattaatatattaaaagtGAAGAAACCCTAGATGTAGCAGCATGTGAATGCTCCATGCCATGACAAAGTAGAAAGCTCAATCATGTACAACTTAGGAAAACCCCAAAACAGCAACCATAAACAAATATCTCTGATTCTTTAGAACCGTAACCTAAAAAACTGCACATCGGCTCTAGTCATTTTGCTGATAGTCTATTCCAATTATAGTAAGAGCATATTATGTATATAGCCAGTCAAAATAACAAACTGTCatagaaaaattttagaaaactcAGCATTATAGACAACAACATTAATtgcaagaaaaacaaaaacagaaacaaaaacaaaaaatgtcAACAACGACTGGGCATTACGATGCAACTACATAATCTCATCATTGTCAGTCCACAACGCCTTGGCATTTATGTTGGAACTACATAAGAATGCTCATCATCATCAATCCACCGCCTTGATAACACAATAGCAAGAAAAATTATGCAAAGGCAACATATGAAATGGAGAGCAGCTCTACCACATATACTCCTTTTGCGTGGCATTCGACTTTCATTTCTGCCTTCACAATCTGATCCGAAAAAGTCTCTGCAAGCACTATCTGCATGATGATCACCCACAGACGACACCAAGTCAGTGGTTTCTATCACCAAGACAGCACCCAGGATATGCTGCTGATTGTCCAGCTCTCTCCTGCTTTCATGattccttctttttttaacCTCACGGTTCAAATTCTGTGAGAGATCATTCGCACTTACTGCCCTTGCATGGTTCCACTGCACCTCACCTAAGGTTGTGCGCATTGACATCTTACTACATTCTGGCTCAAGATCCTCCAAGTTGGGATTTACTGAATTCTGATGAGATCGGAGAATCTTATGCGGAGTTAAGCATACCTTTACGTCGTCAGCAGTAAGATATCGTCTAGATATCTGAAAGACCAACACAAGCAGTAACATATTATTTCTTCTCTTCTGGTACTAGATAATCCTATCAACTTGCAGTGTTTCACTTTGCATGTCCAGACCCAGAACCAGTTATTATCCAtgaaaagaaatattagaagTAGCGCCTAAAATGAAAATGGTTCGTGACATAAGCTTACTACTACACAGTGCAGTTTACAAGAAACGCAACAGTACTGATAATTACTTGACTTAAAGACTGATGTGGAAGTCCatgaaaattatgaaattaaTAACAGGAACTTTCAGAAACATTTGCCTCCTGATTTTTCTATTTACCAAAtccatatttttaaaaaaatctagcTGAATGAAACTACAAAGCTAGTGGTACTCAAGCCCATAAACTATCCCATGATGAGATAATTCCTTTTGTTGTACATGATCATTGTATTAAAGAtaggaaaaaaattataaagaaatGCATAGCTAAAAATTGCATCATGATACACAGAGGtcgcaagaaaatgaaagtaaaCCATACAATGGCCATTGTTGCCATTGCAACCATCACCATAGGATTTAGTTGTGAGAGGCTCTTCTGTTTTTGgttcttccttcctttttttttctttcttcgtcCACTGTTGGCCACAATGGCCATTGTTGCCATTGCAACCATCACCATAGGATGAGCCGAGCTGGATGCTGGCCACGTCGCCGACCATCTTGAGGTCTTTTTCATCAGATCAAAAGCAAGGCCTCCTACCTTATTATCtatgtttctcttttttttccgctCATCAAAAGgggtgcttctttttttttttttgctgactcGCTTGTAGAAGGAGCTACTTGGGTATGAAGAAACATTAGATAAATAAGGAAATAATGAACATATTAGATCTTGCACAGCACACTTGGAAGGAGATTTTAAATTAGTGCCAATGCCATGACTTCTAAAATAATAAAGCACCCCCATGacaattaatatattaaaagtGAAGAAACCCTAGATGTAGCAGCATGTGAATGCTCCATGCGATGACAAAGGAGAAAGCTCAATCATGTACAACTTAGGAAAACCCCAAAACAGCAACCATAAACAAATATCTCTGATTCTTTAGAGCCGTAACCTAAAAAACTGCACATTGGCTCTAGTCATTTTGCTGATAGTCTATTCTAATTATAGTAAGAGCATATTATGTATATAGCCGGTCAAAATATAAAACTGTCAcagaaaaattttagaaaactcAGCACTATAGACAACAATATTAATTGCAAGAAAAGCAAAAttagaaacaaaaacaaaaaatgtcAACAACGACTGGGCATTACGATGGAACTACATAATCTCATCATTGTGAATCCACCGCCCCTTGGCATTTATGTTGGAAGCACATAAGAAAGCTCATCATCATCAATCCACCACTTCGATAAGACAACTGCAAGAAAAATTATGCAAAGGCAACAGATGAAATGGAGAGCAGCTCTACCACATATACTCCTTTTGCGTGGCATTCGACTTTCATTTCTGCCTTCACAATCTTATCCGGAAAAGTCTCTGCAAGCACTATCTGCATGATGATCACCCACAGATGACACCGAGTCAGTGGTTTCTGTCACCAAGACAGCAGCCAGGATATGCTGCTGATTGTCCGGCTCTCTTCTGCTTTCATGATTCCTTCTTCCTTAACCTCACGGTTCAAATTCTGTGAGAGATCCTTCGCACTTACTGCCCTTGCATGGTTGCACTGTAGCTCTCCTAAGGCTGTGCTCATTGACATCTTACTACATTCTTGCTCAAGGTCCTCCAATCTGGGATTTACTGAATTCTGATGAGATCATAGAATCTTATGCGGAGTTGAGCATACCTATATGTCGTCAGCAGTAAGATATCGTCTAGATATCTGAAAGACCAACACAAGCAGTAACATATTATTTCTTCTCTTCTGGTACTAGATAATCCTATCAACTTGCAGGGTTTCACTTTGCATGTCCAGACCCAGAACCAGTTTAAATCCATGAAAAGAAATATTAAAAGTAgcgctaaaaatgaaaatagatAGTGACATAAGCTTACTACTACACACTGCAGTTTACAAGAAAGGCAACAGTATTGATAATTACTTGACTTAAAGACTAATGTAAAAGTCCATGATAATTATGAAATTAATAACGGGAACTTTCAGAAACATTTGTCGCCTGATTTTTCTATTTACCAAAtccatctttaaaaaaaaaatctagctgAATGAAACTACAAAGCCAGTGGTACTCAAGCCCATAAACTATCCCATGAAGAGATAATTCCTTTTGTTGTACATGATCATTGTATTAAAAATAGGAAAAGAATTATAAAGAAATGCGTAGCTAAAAATTGCATCATGATGCACAGAGGtcgcaagaaaatgaaagtaaaCCATACAATGGCCATTGTTGCCATTGCAACCATCACCATAGGATTTAGTTGTGAGAGGCGCTTCTGTTTtggttctttcttcctttttttttccttcttcgtcCGCTGTTGGCCACAATGGCCATTGTTGCCATTGCAACCATCACCATAGGATGAGCCGAGCTGGATGCTGGCCGTCGTCGCCGACCATCTTGAGGTCTCTTTCATCAGATCAAAAGCAAGGCCTCCTACCTTGTTATCtatgtttctctttttttccgcTCATCAAAATGGgtgcttcttttattttttgctgaCTCGCTTGTAGAAGGAGCTACTAGGGTATgaagaaacattaaataaataaggAAATAATGCACATATTAGATCATGCACAGCACTCTTGGAAGGAGATTTTAAATTAGTGCCAATGCCATGACTTCTAAAATAATAAAGCACCACCATGACAATTAATAAATTAAAAGTGAAGAAACCCTAGATGTAGCAGCATGTGAATGCTCCATGCCATGACAAAGGAGAAAGCTCAATCATGTACAACTTAGGGAAACCCCAAAACAACAACCATAAACAAATATCTCTGATTCTTTAGAGCCGTAACCTAAAAAACTACACATTGGCTCTAGTCATTTTGCTGCTAGTCTATTCTAATTATAGTAAGAGCATATTATGTATATAGCCGGTCAAAATACAAAACTGTCatagaaaaattttagaaaactcAGCACTATAGACAACAACATTAATtgcaagaaaaacaaaatcagaaacaaaaacaaaaatgtcAACAACGACTGGGCATTACGATGGAACTACATAATCTCATCATTATCAGTCCACCACGCCTTGGCATTTATGTTGGAACTACATAAGAAAGCTCATCATCATCAATCCACCACCCCGATAATACAACAGCAAGAAAAATTATGCAAAGGCAACAGATGAAATGGAGAGCAGCCCTACCACATATACTCCTTTTGCTTGGCATTCGACTTTCATTTCTGCCTTCACAATCTGATCCGGAAAAGTCTCAGCAAGCATTATCTGCATGATGATCACCCACAGACGACACCGAGTCAGTGGTTTCGGTCACCAAGACAGCACCCAGGATATGCTGCTGATTGTCCAGCTCTCTCCTGCTTTCATGATTCCTTCTTCCTTTAACCTCACGGTTCAAATTCTGTGAGAGATCATTCGCACTTACTGCCCTTGCATGGTTCCACTGCACCTCACCTAAGGTTGTGCTCATTGACATTTTACTACATTCTTGCTCAAGATCCTCCAAGCTGGGATTTACTGAATTCTGATGAGATCGGAGAATCTTATGCGGAGTTGAGCATACCTTTATGTCGTCAGCAGTAAGATGTCGTCTAGATATCTGAAAGACCAACACAAGCAGTAACATATTATTTCTTCTCTTTTGGTACTAGATAATCCTATCAACTTGCAGGGTTTCACTTTGCATGTCCAGACTCAGAACCAGTTATTATCCATGAAAAGAAATATTAAAAGTAgcgctaaaaatgaaaatagttAGTGACATAAGCTTACTACTACACACTGCAGTTTACAAGAAAGGCAACAGTACTGATAATTACTTGACTTAAAGACTGATGTGGAAGTCCATGATAATTATGAAATTAATAACAGGAACTTTCAGAAACATTTGTCTCCGATTTTTCTATTTACCAAAtccatctttaaaaaaaaaatcaagctgAATGAGGCTAAAAAGCAAGTGGTACTCAAGCCCATAAACTATCCCATGAAGAGATAATTCCTTTTGTTGTACATGATCATTGTATTAAAGAtaggaaaaaaattataaagaaatGCGTAGCTAAAAATTGCATCATGATACATAGAGGtcgcaagaaaatgaaagtaaaCCATACAATGGCCATTGTTGCCATTGCAACCATTACCATAGGATTTAGTTGTGAGAGGCTCTTCTGTTTTtagttctttcttccttttttttttccttcttcatccACTGTTGGCCACAATGGCCACCGTTGCCATTGCAACCGTCACCATAGGATGAGCCGAGTTGGATGCCAGCCATCGTCGCCGACCATCTTGAGGTCTCTTTCATCAGATCAAAAGCAAGGCCTCCTACCTTGTTATCtatgtttctctttttttttgctcaTCAGAAGgggtgcttctttttttttttttgttgacttGCTTGTAGAAGGAGCTACTAGGGTATGAAGAAAAATTAGATAAATAAGGAAATAATGTACATATTAGATCATGCACAGCACTCTTGGAAGGAGATTTTAAATTAGTGCCAATGCCATatcttctaaaaaaataaaccaCCACCATGacaattaatatattaaaagtGAAGAAACCCTAGATGTAGCAATGTCAATGCTCCATGCCATGACAAAGGAAAAAGCTCAATCATGTACAACTCCGGGAAACCCCAAAACAGCAACCATATACAAATATCTCTGATTCTTTAGAGCTGTAACCTAAAAACTGCACATTAGCTCTAGTCATTTTGCTGATAGTCTATTCTAATTATAGTAAGAGCATATTATGTATATAGCCAGTCAAAATACAAAACTGTCatagaaaaattttagaaaactcAGCATTATGCACAACAACATTAATtgcaagaaaaacaaaatcagaaacaaaaacaaaaaatgtcAACAACGACTGGGCATTACGATGGAACTACATAATCTCATCATTGTCAGTCCACCACGCCTTGGCATTTATGTTGGAACTACATAAGAAAGCTCATCGTCATCAATCCACCACCCCGATAATACAACAGCAAGATAAATTATGCAAAGGCAACAGATGAAATGGAGAGCAGCTCTACCACATATACTCCTTTTGCATGGTATTCGACTTTCATTTCTGCCTTCACAATCTGATCCGGAAAAGTCTTTGCAAGCATTATCTGCATGATGATCGCCCACAGATGACACCGAGTCAGTGATTTCTGTCACCAAGATAGCACCCAGGATATGCTGCTGATTGTCCAGCTCTCTCCTGCTTTCATGATTCCTTCTTCCTTTAACCTCACGGTTCAAATTCTGTGAGAGATCATTCGCACTTACTGCCCTTGCATGGTTCCACTGCACCTCACCTAAGGTTGTGCTCATTGACATCTTACTACATTCTTGCTCAAGATCCTCCAAGCTGGGATTTACTGAATTCTGATGAGATCGGAGAATCTTATGCGGAGTTGAGCATACCTTTATGTCGTCAGCAGTAAGATATCGTCTAGATATCTGAAAGACCAACACAAGCAGTAACATATTATTTCTTCTCTTCTGGTACTAGATAATCCTATCAACTTGCAGGGTTTCACTTTGCATGTCCAGACCCGGAACCAGTTATTATCCATGAAAAGAAATATTAAAAGTAGCGCTTAAAATGAAAATAGTTAGTGATATAAGCTTACTACTACACACTGCAGTTTACAAGAAAGGCAACAGTACTGATAATTACTTGACTTAAAGACTGATGTGGAAGTCCATGATAATTATGAAATTAATAACAGGAACTTTCAGAAACATTTGTCTCTTGATTTTTCTATTTACCAAAtccatctttaaaaaaaaaatctagctgAATGAAACTACAAAGCCAGTGGTACTCAAGTCCATAAACTATCCCACGAAGAGATAATTCCTTTTGTTGTACATGATCATTGTATTAAAGATAGgaaaaaattataaagaaaGGCGTAGCTAAAAATTGCATCATGATACATAGAGGtcgcaagaaaatgaaagtaaaCCATACAATGGCCATTGTTGCCATTGCAACCATCACCATAGGATTTAGTTGTGAGAGGCTCTTCTGTTTTtggttctttcttccttttttttcccttcttcatcCACTGTTGGCCACAATGGCCATTGTTGCCATTGCAACCATCACTATAGGATGAGCCGAGCTGGATGCTGGCCATCGTCGCCGACCATCTTGTGGTCTTTTTCATCAGATCAAAAGCAAGGCCTCCTACCTTGTTATCtatgtttctcttttttttccgctCATCAAAAGGGgtgcttcttttatttttttgctgacTCGCTTGTAGAAGGAGCTACTAGGGTATGAAAAAACATTAGATAAATAAGGAA
This portion of the Phoenix dactylifera cultivar Barhee BC4 chromosome 11, palm_55x_up_171113_PBpolish2nd_filt_p, whole genome shotgun sequence genome encodes:
- the LOC120112569 gene encoding uncharacterized protein LOC120112569; the encoded protein is MQIVLAETFSDQIVKAEMKVECHAKGVYVISRRYLTADDIKVCSTPHKILRSHQNSVNPSLEDLEQECSKMSMSTTLGEVQWNHARAVSANDLSQNLNREVKGRRNPESRRELDNQQHILGAVLVTETTGSVSSVGDHHADSACRDFSRSDCEGRNESRIPRKRSICGRAALHFVCCLCIIFLAVVLSGWWIDDDEVSYVVPT